One window of Novosphingobium sp. 9U genomic DNA carries:
- a CDS encoding prolyl oligopeptidase family protein has product MTVTALATSPTRADTMKMNYPATRREPLVEQHFGEAIADPYRWLENDVRSDKEVAGWVERENAVTRQYLDTLPQRGWFAAKIRELIDYERFGLPTKAGGRYFYTRNSGLQNQAQLFVREGLHGEPRLLLDPNSWAKDGATALDGWKPSDDGKHLLFSVQDGGSDWRVLHVLDVATGKQLPDEVKWAKFTDLAWAGADGFVYSRFPAPAEGTAFQGRNYDHAVYYHRLGTPQEADQLVFATPEQRDMNHDADVTQDGRYLVIRSSTGTDSRQQVRYVDLQRRTRDGWNPRTLVAEPTNDWKLVASTGTRLWFVTNKDAPRYKLVVIDLAERAPQFRQVVAERDELLERATIIGNHLILNYLKDAASHAEIVGLDGKSVRDLTLAGLGTASGFDGKPGDPETFYSYSSFNQPAAVFRMDIATGKSEPFAQPAIKFDPAKYLIEQRFYTSKDGTKVPMFVVRSKAAAAAGKAQPTLLYGYGGFDISLTPGYSAVRMAWLEAGGAFAMANLRGGGEYGKAWHDAGRLANKQNVFDDFIAAGEYLIAQGITPKDGLSIQGGSNGGLLVGAVVNQRPDLFAAANAAVGVMDMLRFDRFTAGRYWVDDYGYPEKEADFRVLRKYSPYHNIRSGVDYPAVLVTTADTDDRVVPGHSFKYTAALQQAQAGPKPHLIRIETRAGHGSGKPTDKVIDEGADVLSFLAKWSGLETPAQ; this is encoded by the coding sequence ATGACCGTGACCGCTCTTGCCACTTCGCCGACCCGGGCCGACACCATGAAAATGAACTATCCCGCAACCCGCCGCGAACCGCTGGTGGAGCAGCACTTCGGCGAGGCGATCGCCGATCCCTATCGCTGGCTCGAAAACGACGTGCGCAGCGACAAGGAAGTCGCCGGCTGGGTCGAGCGAGAGAATGCGGTCACCCGCCAGTACCTCGACACGCTGCCGCAGCGAGGCTGGTTCGCCGCCAAGATCCGCGAGTTGATTGACTATGAGCGCTTCGGTCTGCCGACCAAGGCGGGTGGTCGCTATTTCTACACCCGCAACTCGGGGCTGCAGAACCAGGCGCAGCTGTTCGTGCGTGAGGGTCTGCACGGTGAGCCGCGGCTGCTGCTCGATCCGAACAGCTGGGCTAAGGATGGCGCCACCGCGCTCGATGGCTGGAAGCCCTCCGACGATGGCAAGCACCTGCTGTTCAGCGTACAGGACGGCGGCAGCGATTGGCGCGTGCTGCACGTGCTCGATGTCGCCACCGGCAAGCAGCTGCCGGACGAAGTGAAGTGGGCCAAGTTCACTGACCTCGCCTGGGCGGGGGCAGACGGCTTCGTTTACTCGCGCTTCCCGGCGCCCGCGGAGGGCACGGCATTCCAGGGCCGCAATTACGACCATGCGGTCTACTACCATCGCCTGGGCACGCCGCAGGAGGCCGACCAGCTGGTGTTCGCGACGCCCGAGCAGCGCGACATGAACCACGACGCGGATGTCACGCAGGATGGCCGCTACCTCGTCATCCGCAGCAGCACGGGTACCGACAGCCGCCAGCAGGTGCGTTACGTCGATCTCCAACGCCGCACGCGCGATGGCTGGAACCCGCGCACGCTGGTGGCAGAGCCGACTAACGACTGGAAGCTCGTCGCCAGCACCGGCACGCGGCTTTGGTTCGTCACCAACAAGGACGCGCCCCGCTACAAGCTGGTGGTGATCGATCTTGCCGAACGCGCGCCGCAGTTCCGGCAAGTCGTGGCCGAGCGTGACGAACTGCTCGAGCGCGCGACGATCATCGGCAATCACCTGATCCTCAACTATCTGAAGGACGCGGCGAGCCATGCCGAGATCGTCGGGCTGGACGGCAAGTCGGTGCGCGACCTGACTTTGGCCGGACTGGGCACGGCTTCGGGTTTCGACGGCAAGCCCGGCGATCCCGAGACGTTCTACAGCTATTCCAGCTTCAACCAGCCTGCGGCGGTGTTCCGCATGGACATCGCCACCGGCAAGTCCGAGCCGTTCGCGCAGCCGGCGATCAAGTTCGATCCGGCCAAGTACCTGATCGAGCAGCGGTTCTACACGTCCAAGGACGGCACCAAGGTGCCGATGTTCGTTGTGCGCAGCAAGGCCGCGGCTGCAGCCGGCAAGGCGCAGCCGACTTTGCTCTATGGCTACGGCGGCTTCGATATTTCGCTGACCCCCGGCTACTCGGCAGTGCGCATGGCGTGGCTGGAGGCGGGCGGCGCCTTTGCCATGGCCAACCTGCGCGGCGGCGGCGAGTACGGCAAGGCGTGGCACGATGCCGGACGCCTTGCCAACAAGCAGAACGTGTTCGACGACTTTATCGCCGCAGGTGAGTACCTCATAGCGCAGGGGATCACGCCTAAGGACGGGCTCTCGATCCAGGGCGGGTCGAACGGCGGCCTGCTGGTGGGCGCTGTGGTGAACCAGCGTCCGGACTTGTTCGCGGCGGCCAATGCGGCGGTCGGCGTCATGGACATGTTGCGTTTCGACCGCTTCACTGCGGGCCGCTACTGGGTGGACGACTACGGGTATCCCGAAAAGGAGGCCGACTTCCGCGTGCTGCGCAAGTACTCGCCCTATCACAACATCCGCTCGGGCGTGGACTATCCCGCCGTGCTGGTGACGACGGCGGACACCGACGACCGCGTAGTGCCTGGGCATAGCTTCAAGTACACTGCGGCACTCCAGCAGGCGCAGGCTGGACCCAAGCCGCACCTGATCCGCATCGAGACGCGGGCGGGGCATGGCTCGGGCAAGCCGACCGACAAGGTGATCGACGAGGGTGCGGACGTGCTTTCGTTCCTGGCGAAGTGGTCGGGGCTAGAAACGCCGGCGCAGTAG
- the fabD gene encoding ACP S-malonyltransferase, which yields MRAFVFPGQGSQKIGMGADLAAASAVAREVFEEVDDVLGQKLSTIMREGPEDQLTLTENAQPAIMANAIAVLRVLEKEGGISIASKCDFVAGHSLGEYTALCAVGAFSLADTARLLKLRGRSMQAAVPVGQGAMAALLGADIEKATALAEAAAQGQVCSVANDNDPGQVVLSGHREAVERAIALVKEHGIKRGIALPVSAPFHCALMAPAADAMAEALDATAPGTLRLPLFANVTAAMTADPEEVKRLLVEQVTGRVRWRESAIAMHEAGVEHFVEIGGKVVGPMIKRSAGDVEVTSVSTMDEIEALAKAL from the coding sequence ATGCGTGCATTTGTGTTCCCCGGACAAGGCAGTCAGAAGATCGGCATGGGCGCGGATCTCGCCGCAGCCAGCGCGGTAGCGCGCGAGGTGTTCGAAGAGGTCGACGACGTGCTCGGCCAGAAGCTCTCGACCATCATGCGCGAGGGCCCGGAGGACCAGCTGACTCTCACCGAGAACGCCCAGCCTGCGATCATGGCCAATGCCATCGCCGTGCTGCGCGTGCTGGAGAAGGAAGGCGGCATCTCGATCGCGAGCAAGTGCGATTTCGTGGCCGGCCACTCGCTCGGCGAGTACACTGCGCTGTGTGCCGTCGGTGCCTTCAGCCTGGCCGACACCGCGCGCCTGCTGAAGCTACGCGGCCGGTCGATGCAGGCCGCGGTTCCGGTGGGGCAGGGCGCAATGGCGGCCTTGCTGGGCGCCGACATCGAGAAGGCGACGGCGCTGGCCGAAGCCGCGGCGCAAGGCCAGGTCTGCTCCGTCGCCAACGACAACGATCCGGGCCAGGTCGTGCTCTCGGGCCACCGCGAGGCGGTCGAGCGCGCAATCGCTTTGGTTAAGGAGCACGGCATCAAGCGGGGCATCGCGCTGCCCGTCTCCGCGCCCTTCCATTGCGCGCTGATGGCACCCGCGGCCGATGCCATGGCCGAGGCACTCGACGCAACAGCCCCGGGCACGCTGCGCCTGCCGCTCTTCGCGAACGTCACTGCAGCGATGACGGCTGATCCCGAGGAAGTGAAGCGATTGCTGGTGGAGCAAGTCACCGGCCGCGTCCGCTGGCGCGAAAGCGCCATCGCCATGCACGAGGCAGGCGTGGAACACTTCGTCGAGATCGGCGGCAAGGTCGTCGGCCCGATGATCAAGCGTTCGGCCGGGGACGTAGAGGTGACCTCCGTCTCGACCATGGACGAGATCGAGGCGCTGGCGAAGGCGCTTTGA
- a CDS encoding cytochrome P450, whose translation MSYEAADWYTDVSLVDDPHAYFDWLRAQGPVVRLPHRNAVAVTGYDETVEVMLDTEHFSEINAVTGGLVELPFTPASDDITNLLSTHRKQIDFADQIVAESGDRHADLRSILARLFTPSRLKQLQPKLLATAEGLIDEFHKDGQVDIVRQYGGPYGALVISDLLGLSEKTRAKFRDLLEGAIPVPMDATKEEMMKNPLVGVGKDLFSMIARRRASQHALLRPLRSLLAQEDILNDLAQATYPDGSKPTLVDLTGLAAFLFGAGQDTTNRLLANGFKVIATRPDIQAELRANPKRIEAFVEELLRYDGSVKSGGRLCKKTTTLGGVEIKAGTPILMSHMAANRDPKRFPNPDVFDMDRPRIKEHLAFGRGAHTCIGAPLARREVVVSIERLLARMGNVRLAEAKHGREHDRHFVYEPTYVLRALKELHLEFDPI comes from the coding sequence GTGTCTTACGAAGCCGCAGATTGGTACACCGACGTCTCGCTCGTCGACGATCCGCACGCCTATTTTGATTGGCTGCGTGCCCAAGGCCCAGTCGTGCGCCTGCCGCATCGAAACGCCGTGGCAGTCACCGGCTACGATGAGACGGTCGAGGTCATGCTCGACACCGAGCATTTCTCGGAAATCAACGCGGTGACGGGCGGCCTTGTCGAGCTGCCGTTCACGCCGGCGAGCGACGACATCACCAACCTGCTCTCCACCCACCGCAAGCAGATCGACTTTGCCGACCAGATCGTCGCCGAGAGCGGTGACCGGCACGCCGACTTGCGCTCGATCCTCGCGCGGCTGTTCACGCCTAGCCGGCTCAAGCAGTTGCAACCCAAGCTGCTCGCCACGGCCGAAGGCCTGATCGACGAGTTCCACAAGGACGGCCAGGTCGACATCGTGCGCCAGTATGGCGGGCCTTACGGGGCGCTGGTGATCTCCGACCTGCTGGGGCTTTCGGAGAAGACGCGCGCGAAATTTCGTGACCTGCTCGAAGGCGCGATCCCGGTGCCGATGGATGCGACCAAAGAGGAGATGATGAAGAATCCTCTTGTCGGCGTCGGCAAGGACCTGTTCTCGATGATAGCGCGCCGGCGCGCCTCACAGCACGCGCTTCTGCGCCCGCTGCGCTCGCTGCTGGCGCAGGAGGACATCCTCAACGACCTCGCGCAGGCGACATACCCTGACGGCTCCAAGCCGACGCTGGTCGACCTGACTGGCCTGGCCGCGTTCCTGTTCGGGGCTGGGCAGGACACCACCAATCGGCTGCTGGCAAATGGCTTCAAGGTCATCGCGACCCGTCCCGACATCCAGGCGGAACTGCGCGCCAATCCGAAGCGCATCGAGGCGTTCGTCGAGGAGCTGCTGCGCTATGATGGCTCGGTGAAAAGCGGTGGACGACTGTGCAAGAAGACCACCACGCTGGGCGGCGTCGAGATTAAGGCTGGCACGCCGATCCTGATGAGCCACATGGCCGCCAATCGCGATCCCAAGCGCTTCCCCAACCCCGACGTGTTCGACATGGACCGCCCGCGGATTAAGGAGCACCTGGCGTTCGGCCGCGGCGCGCACACCTGCATCGGCGCTCCGCTGGCGCGCCGCGAGGTGGTGGTGAGCATCGAGCGCCTGCTTGCGCGCATGGGCAACGTGCGACTGGCCGAGGCGAAGCATGGGCGCGAGCACGATCGGCATTTCGTGTACGAGCCGACTTATGTGCTGCGAGCGCTCAAGGAGCTACACCTGGAGTTCGACCCGATTTGA
- the dnaN gene encoding DNA polymerase III subunit beta, whose product MKATIERSTLLRCLSHVQSVVERRNTIPILSNVLIEAASGGALKIMATDLDLQVVETIGAIAVEQPGAITVSAHLLFDIARKLPDGSQVSLDAADNRMVVKAGRSRFQLPTLPRDDFPMIAEGELPTSFEIPAATLGQLIDRTRFAISTEETRYYLNGIFFHVADDQLKAAATDGHRLARFTLACPDGAQGMPDVIVPRKCVAELRKLLEESLDTNVLVELSASKVRFTLGGEHGVVLTSKLIDGTFPDYSRVIPTGNDKLLKVDPRSFFEGVDRVATIATEKTRAVKMALDNDKVTLSVTSPDNGTAAEEVPAQYGAEGFEIGFNANYLKDILGQIEGDTVELHLADAGAPTLIRQDDKSPALYVLMPMRV is encoded by the coding sequence ATGAAGGCCACCATCGAACGTTCCACGCTGCTGCGTTGCTTGTCCCACGTCCAGTCCGTGGTGGAGCGGCGCAACACGATTCCCATCCTTTCGAACGTGCTTATCGAGGCCGCCTCGGGTGGGGCGCTCAAGATCATGGCGACCGACCTCGACTTGCAGGTGGTGGAGACGATCGGTGCCATCGCCGTGGAGCAGCCCGGCGCTATCACCGTCTCGGCGCACTTGCTGTTCGACATCGCGCGCAAACTGCCGGACGGCAGCCAGGTCAGCCTGGATGCCGCGGACAACCGCATGGTCGTGAAGGCGGGGCGCAGCCGCTTCCAGCTGCCGACGCTGCCGCGCGACGATTTCCCGATGATCGCCGAAGGCGAGCTGCCGACCAGCTTCGAGATCCCGGCGGCGACGCTCGGCCAACTGATCGATCGCACCCGCTTCGCCATTTCGACCGAAGAGACGCGGTACTACCTGAACGGCATCTTCTTCCATGTCGCCGACGACCAGCTCAAGGCTGCGGCAACAGACGGCCATCGGCTCGCCCGCTTCACCCTGGCCTGCCCGGATGGCGCACAAGGCATGCCGGACGTGATCGTGCCGCGTAAGTGCGTGGCCGAACTGCGCAAGCTGCTCGAGGAGTCGCTCGACACCAACGTGCTGGTCGAACTGTCGGCCAGCAAAGTGCGCTTCACGCTCGGCGGCGAGCATGGCGTGGTCCTGACCAGCAAGCTGATCGACGGCACCTTCCCCGACTACAGCCGCGTGATCCCGACGGGCAACGACAAGCTGCTAAAGGTCGATCCCCGCTCGTTCTTCGAAGGCGTCGACCGCGTTGCGACGATCGCCACCGAGAAGACGCGCGCAGTGAAGATGGCGCTCGACAACGACAAGGTGACACTCTCCGTCACCTCGCCCGACAACGGTACCGCGGCCGAGGAAGTGCCGGCGCAGTATGGTGCGGAAGGCTTCGAGATCGGCTTCAATGCGAACTACCTCAAGGACATCCTTGGGCAGATTGAGGGCGACACAGTCGAGCTGCACTTGGCCGACGCCGGCGCGCCGACGCTGATCCGGCAGGACGACAAGAGCCCGGCGCTCTACGTGCTGATGCCGATGCGAGTCTGA
- a CDS encoding DUF4403 family protein, whose translation MRLRPIAYHTRFTAAALIALALAGCGSHTPNEAPPRATDRIAIKPQASIIAVPLEADLTRLAAALEREIPRQLWSIDKPGQVCVPSDKVKVLFVEVKTPTIRCRIVGQVTGGRLALSGSGRTLVVTMPVHAVVHARDIGGVLKQETATADAQVQARIALDIAPDWSPRGKVDLGYRWTAPPRIDFLGQTIDLSEQADDKLKGVIAKLERTLPGELSQLHMREQVQLAWNAAFTSLQLNRSNPPVWMRVSPHELQYGGYRIAGNRVTLRLGLRAVTETFVGDRPPDPARTPLPPLRQLAANPGKLTFFIPVIADYGQLEPVLMKALRKRQSRPFQVPGVGPVWARFNKATIYGTKGGKIAVGLNFNASDEADTIGRARATVWMTALPLNQPNSRRVDFTEFAVSGSTDRTGGDLVIQLANAPGLDRTIARALSQNFERDYDKLMVKIDRAIQGKREGDFVIRAKIEDVQTGSLKAAGQGLYLPVRGTGTASIKLEPR comes from the coding sequence ATGCGGCTACGACCTATCGCATATCACACACGCTTCACGGCAGCCGCCCTGATCGCACTGGCGCTCGCTGGCTGCGGTTCGCACACCCCGAACGAGGCGCCGCCGCGCGCGACCGACCGGATCGCCATCAAGCCGCAAGCTTCAATCATCGCCGTTCCTCTCGAGGCCGACCTGACGCGTCTTGCCGCAGCGCTCGAACGCGAGATCCCGCGCCAGTTGTGGTCGATCGACAAGCCCGGCCAGGTCTGTGTGCCCAGCGACAAGGTCAAGGTGCTGTTCGTCGAGGTGAAGACGCCCACCATCCGCTGCCGTATCGTCGGCCAAGTGACGGGCGGGCGGCTGGCGCTCTCGGGTTCGGGCCGCACGCTCGTGGTGACGATGCCGGTGCACGCCGTCGTCCATGCGCGCGATATCGGCGGCGTGCTGAAGCAGGAGACCGCCACCGCCGACGCGCAAGTCCAGGCCCGGATTGCGCTCGACATCGCGCCGGACTGGAGCCCGCGCGGTAAGGTCGACCTCGGCTATCGCTGGACCGCGCCGCCGCGCATCGATTTCCTAGGCCAAACAATCGACTTGTCCGAGCAGGCGGACGATAAGCTGAAAGGCGTGATTGCCAAGCTGGAGCGCACTCTGCCCGGCGAACTCAGCCAGCTCCACATGCGCGAGCAGGTGCAGCTGGCCTGGAATGCGGCGTTCACCTCGCTGCAGCTCAACCGCTCGAACCCGCCGGTGTGGATGCGCGTCTCGCCACACGAGCTGCAATATGGCGGCTACCGCATCGCCGGCAATCGCGTCACGCTGCGTCTGGGCTTGCGCGCCGTGACCGAGACCTTCGTCGGCGATCGCCCGCCCGACCCCGCGCGCACGCCGCTGCCGCCGCTGCGGCAGCTGGCGGCAAACCCGGGCAAGCTGACCTTCTTCATCCCGGTGATCGCCGACTACGGCCAGCTCGAGCCGGTGCTGATGAAGGCGCTGCGCAAGCGGCAGTCGCGTCCGTTCCAGGTACCAGGGGTCGGACCGGTCTGGGCACGGTTCAACAAGGCGACGATCTACGGCACCAAAGGCGGCAAGATCGCGGTGGGCCTGAACTTTAACGCCAGCGACGAGGCGGATACCATCGGCAGGGCGCGCGCGACTGTGTGGATGACAGCGCTGCCGCTCAACCAGCCCAACTCGCGCCGGGTCGATTTCACCGAGTTCGCGGTGAGCGGCAGCACGGACCGCACCGGCGGCGATCTGGTGATCCAGCTCGCCAATGCGCCCGGGCTCGACCGGACGATCGCCCGAGCTCTGTCGCAGAACTTCGAGCGGGATTACGACAAGCTGATGGTCAAGATCGACCGCGCCATCCAGGGAAAGCGCGAGGGCGACTTCGTGATCCGTGCGAAGATCGAGGACGTGCAGACCGGCTCGCTCAAGGCGGCGGGGCAAGGGCTGTACTTACCGGTGCGCGGGACCGGCACGGCAAGCATCAAGCTGGAGCCTCGCTAG
- the fabG gene encoding 3-oxoacyl-[acyl-carrier-protein] reductase, giving the protein MFDLHGMTALVTGASGGIGSAIARGLAAQGARLAISGSNQTKLRAFRDELDEHSPQHLQDVDHVAIACDLSSAEQVEKLVPAAMDSLGKIDILINNAGITRDNLAMRMKDDEWDAVIRVNLESAFRLMRAVTKPMMKARFGRIITVTSIVGTTGNPGQMNYCASKGGLTAMSKSLAQELASRNVTVNCVAPGFIRTAMTEVLPDAQKDALNAKIPMGRMGEGADIAAACVFLASKDAGYVTGQTIHVNGGMAMI; this is encoded by the coding sequence ATGTTCGACCTTCACGGAATGACCGCCCTCGTCACCGGCGCTTCGGGCGGCATCGGTTCGGCGATTGCGCGCGGGCTGGCGGCGCAGGGCGCTCGGCTGGCGATCTCGGGCTCGAACCAGACCAAGCTGCGCGCGTTCCGAGACGAGTTGGACGAGCATTCGCCCCAGCACCTGCAGGACGTCGACCATGTCGCCATCGCTTGCGACTTGTCGAGCGCCGAGCAAGTCGAGAAGCTCGTGCCGGCCGCCATGGACTCGCTCGGCAAGATCGACATCCTGATCAACAACGCCGGCATCACCCGCGACAACCTCGCCATGCGGATGAAGGATGACGAGTGGGATGCCGTCATCCGGGTCAACCTGGAGTCCGCGTTCCGCCTGATGCGCGCTGTGACCAAGCCGATGATGAAGGCCAGGTTCGGCCGCATCATCACGGTCACCTCGATCGTGGGCACAACCGGCAACCCCGGTCAGATGAACTACTGCGCCAGCAAGGGCGGGCTCACCGCGATGTCCAAGAGCCTGGCGCAGGAACTCGCCAGCCGCAACGTGACGGTGAACTGCGTCGCCCCCGGCTTCATCAGAACCGCCATGACCGAGGTGCTGCCCGACGCCCAGAAGGACGCACTCAACGCCAAGATCCCGATGGGCCGCATGGGCGAGGGCGCAGACATCGCCGCCGCCTGCGTGTTCCTCGCCAGCAAGGACGCGGGCTACGTCACCGGGCAGACGATCCACGTCAACGGCGGCATGGCGATGATCTGA
- the rplQ gene encoding 50S ribosomal protein L17: MRHKMGGRKLQRATGHRTALLRNMAAALIKHEQIQTTLPKARELRPYVEKLITLAKRGGLSNRRLAHSRLMDETQEQKLFEILAERYAGREGGYSRIIKAGFRGSDAAPMAIIELVDRDVDAKGQDSGPVNTDAEEYEEA, from the coding sequence ATGCGTCACAAGATGGGCGGCCGCAAGCTGCAGCGCGCTACGGGTCACCGCACGGCTCTGCTGCGCAACATGGCCGCGGCGCTGATCAAGCACGAGCAGATCCAGACCACGCTGCCCAAGGCACGCGAACTGCGCCCCTATGTCGAGAAGCTGATCACGCTGGCCAAGCGCGGTGGCCTGTCGAACCGTCGCCTGGCGCACTCGCGCTTGATGGACGAGACGCAGGAGCAGAAGCTGTTCGAAATCCTCGCCGAGCGTTACGCTGGCCGCGAGGGTGGCTACAGCCGCATCATCAAGGCAGGTTTTCGTGGTTCGGACGCCGCGCCGATGGCGATCATCGAACTCGTCGACCGTGACGTTGATGCCAAGGGCCAGGACTCGGGCCCGGTGAACACCGACGCCGAAGAGTACGAAGAGGCCTGA
- the rpsM gene encoding 30S ribosomal protein S13, which produces MARIAGVNLPTNKRVIIALTYIHGIGRTKAVEIADKLGIDHTRRVQDLSDAEVLQIRETIDADHTVEGDLRRETAMNIKRLMDLACYRGLRHRKGLPVRGQRTHTNARTRKGKAKPIAGKKK; this is translated from the coding sequence GTGGCTCGTATTGCCGGGGTAAACCTCCCCACGAACAAGCGCGTGATCATCGCGCTGACCTACATCCATGGTATCGGTCGCACCAAGGCCGTCGAGATCGCCGACAAGCTCGGCATCGACCACACCCGCCGCGTGCAGGATCTCTCGGACGCCGAAGTGCTTCAGATCCGCGAGACGATCGATGCCGATCACACCGTCGAGGGTGACCTTCGTCGCGAGACCGCGATGAACATCAAGCGCCTGATGGACCTCGCCTGCTACCGTGGCCTGCGTCACCGCAAGGGCCTGCCGGTCCGTGGCCAGCGCACGCACACCAATGCGCGCACCCGCAAGGGCAAGGCCAAGCCGATCGCCGGCAAGAAGAAGTAA
- a CDS encoding DNA-directed RNA polymerase subunit alpha → MTVNIKNWQELKKPNSLEIKPGADPKLRATFVAEPLERGFGLTLGNALRRVLLSSLQGAAITSIKIENVLHEFSSLAGVREDVTDIVLNVKQIALKMQGEGPKRLQLSATGPAEVKAGDIAVTGDIEVMNKNLVICHLDEGATLNMELTADSGKGYVPAVSNRPVDAPIGLIPVDSLYSPVRQVSYKVDNARIGQELDYDKLNLTVETDGTVSPEDAVAYAARILQDQLALFVHFEDVAPTGQSPMIGMAAGGGAAAEESDTNQLNRYLLKKVDELELSVRSANCLKNDNIIYIGDLVQKTEAEMLRTPNFGRKSLNEIKEVLSSMGLRLGMDIPGWPPENIEEMAKKLEQELLG, encoded by the coding sequence ATGACAGTCAACATCAAGAACTGGCAGGAACTCAAGAAGCCCAACAGCCTTGAGATCAAGCCGGGGGCTGACCCCAAGCTGCGCGCCACTTTCGTGGCCGAGCCCCTCGAGCGCGGCTTCGGCCTGACGCTCGGCAACGCGCTGCGCCGCGTGCTGCTCTCTTCGCTGCAGGGCGCCGCCATCACGTCGATCAAGATCGAGAACGTCCTGCACGAGTTCAGCTCGCTCGCCGGCGTGCGTGAGGACGTCACCGACATCGTCCTCAACGTCAAGCAGATCGCGCTCAAGATGCAGGGCGAAGGCCCCAAGCGCCTGCAGCTCTCCGCCACCGGCCCCGCCGAGGTGAAGGCTGGCGACATCGCCGTGACCGGCGACATAGAGGTGATGAACAAGAACCTCGTGATCTGCCACCTCGACGAAGGCGCGACGCTGAACATGGAGCTGACCGCGGACAGCGGTAAGGGCTACGTGCCGGCCGTGTCGAACCGTCCGGTCGATGCGCCGATCGGCCTCATCCCGGTCGACTCGCTCTACTCCCCGGTGCGCCAGGTTTCGTACAAGGTCGACAACGCCCGCATCGGTCAGGAGCTCGACTACGACAAGCTGAACCTCACTGTCGAGACTGACGGCACCGTCAGCCCCGAGGACGCGGTCGCTTACGCCGCGCGCATCCTGCAGGACCAGCTGGCGCTGTTCGTCCACTTCGAGGACGTGGCTCCGACCGGCCAGTCGCCGATGATCGGCATGGCCGCTGGCGGCGGCGCTGCAGCGGAAGAGAGCGACACCAACCAGCTCAACCGTTACCTTCTCAAGAAGGTCGACGAGCTGGAACTGTCGGTGCGTTCGGCCAACTGCCTCAAGAACGACAACATCATCTACATCGGCGACCTGGTCCAGAAGACCGAAGCCGAGATGCTGCGTACGCCGAACTTCGGCCGCAAGTCGCTCAACGAGATCAAGGAAGTGCTGTCCTCGATGGGTCTGCGCCTCGGCATGGACATCCCGGGCTGGCCGCCGGAGAACATCGAAGAGATGGCCAAGAAGCTCGAGCAGGAACTGCTGGGCTGA
- the rpsK gene encoding 30S ribosomal protein S11 — MAREPQRIKRRERKNISSGIAHVNASFNNTMVTITDAQGNAISWSSAGMMGFKGSRKSTPYAAQVAADDAGKKAAEHGVRTLEVEVKGPGSGRESALRALQAVGFTITSIRDVTPIPHNGVRPSKRRRV, encoded by the coding sequence ATGGCACGCGAACCTCAGCGCATTAAGCGCCGCGAGCGCAAGAACATCTCCAGCGGCATTGCGCACGTCAACGCCAGCTTCAACAACACCATGGTGACCATCACTGACGCCCAGGGCAACGCGATCTCGTGGTCCTCGGCCGGCATGATGGGCTTCAAGGGCAGCCGCAAGTCGACGCCGTACGCCGCCCAGGTGGCCGCGGACGATGCCGGCAAGAAGGCCGCCGAGCACGGCGTCCGCACGCTTGAAGTCGAAGTCAAGGGCCCGGGTTCGGGCCGTGAGAGCGCACTGCGCGCCCTCCAGGCGGTCGGCTTCACCATCACCTCGATCCGCGACGTGACCCCGATCCCGCACAACGGCGTTCGCCCCTCCAAGCGTCGCCGCGTCTGA